AAGAGATTAAAAAAGAGTTCTCAAAATATTTAAAATTTAATCCTCATTTAGTAATTACAGGAGGAGAGCCAACTTTATATTATGAAAAACTTTATCCTTTGATTGAGTGGTTTAGTGGAGAGATTACAATTGAGACAAATGCTACTATTTTTATAGATTTTGAAAAATATCCAAAATATAAAGATGTAACTTTTGCAATGAGTGTAAAATTGAGCAATAGCGGGGAAGAGTATAAAAAAAGAGTAAATAAAAAAGCAATCTTAAATATCTCAAAAAACGCAAAAAAAAGTTTTTTTAAATTTGTAATTGATAAAGATTTAAAAAAAGAGATTGAAGATATAACCGAAGGGATTAATTTAGAGATTTATTGTATGCCACTTGGTGCAAGCAAAGAAGAGCTTGAAAAAAATGCAAAGTTTGTATTTGATTTTTGTTTAAAAAATGGATACTCTTATTCAGATAGAATTCATATTAGACTTTTTGGAAAGAAAAAAGGTGTTTAATGATTATAAGAAAACTTTTTAAATTTGAAAATGCTCATATTGTAAGAAACTGCACAAGTAGAAGATGTAGCAAATCAATTCATGGGCATAGTTACAGGGTTGAGATTAAACTTCAAAGTAACTTTTTAGATAATGGAGAGATGGTTTATGATTTTGGACTTATGAAAACTACTATTAAAACATTAATTGATAGTTTTGACCATGCTATTACTTTATGGAGTAAAGATAATAAAGAATATATCGAGTGGGCAAAAAAATTTAGTGAGAGATATATTATTTTGCCTGTAAATCCATCTGCTGAGCAATTTAGCAGAGTCTTTTTTTTGATAGTTGATAGAGTACTTGAATGTATGGAGTTTAAAAATGGAGAAAAAGATATAAAAGTTTATTCAGTTGTAGTCCACGAAACAGACACAGGATATGCAGAGTGTTTTAGAGAAGATGCTTACAATTTTGAGAATATGGGAGAGATTAAATTAGAAGATATTGTTTTTAGTGATATAATAAAAGAAGAGTGGGGCGATAAAAATTTATGGGAAAAACTTCTAAAAAAAGAAAAAATCACTCCTCCAAAAGAAGTTTAGCTACATTAACTCACATACCTTGCTTTTAATTAACTTAACTGATATAATTATAAAAAACTAAGGAGTGGGAAATGATTACAGAAGTTAGAGAA
This Caminibacter mediatlanticus TB-2 DNA region includes the following protein-coding sequences:
- a CDS encoding 7-carboxy-7-deazaguanine synthase QueE, which encodes MRENLLPISEIFYSIQGEGKYSGTPSIFVRVGGCNLTCPGFGNKGCDSYYAVDKSYKNEWKNFSIEEIKKEFSKYLKFNPHLVITGGEPTLYYEKLYPLIEWFSGEITIETNATIFIDFEKYPKYKDVTFAMSVKLSNSGEEYKKRVNKKAILNISKNAKKSFFKFVIDKDLKKEIEDITEGINLEIYCMPLGASKEELEKNAKFVFDFCLKNGYSYSDRIHIRLFGKKKGV
- a CDS encoding 6-pyruvoyl trahydropterin synthase family protein, which translates into the protein MIIRKLFKFENAHIVRNCTSRRCSKSIHGHSYRVEIKLQSNFLDNGEMVYDFGLMKTTIKTLIDSFDHAITLWSKDNKEYIEWAKKFSERYIILPVNPSAEQFSRVFFLIVDRVLECMEFKNGEKDIKVYSVVVHETDTGYAECFREDAYNFENMGEIKLEDIVFSDIIKEEWGDKNLWEKLLKKEKITPPKEV